GCGCAGGGCTGAGAGCCGCGCATTATGTGCGCCGCTGCCCAGCCTGTCTGTGTAGCCTTCGACGAGAATGGCCGTCACGTCGCCGGCCTGCCTCATGTCGCGTATCGACCGATCGAGCTTTGCCCTGCCTTCGGGCAGCAGGGCGGCGATGTCGCCGCGATCGAACGCAAACGTCGCGTCGCCTTGCAGTGTCACTTTCGGAGAGGGTCCGGCGGCGGCGTGGCGACGGGTGGCGTGCAGGCGGCGAGCGCCGCACCGATTTGCGGCAGAGTCTTCGTCACGTCGTCGACACGCTGGGTGCTGGCCTTGAAATCGCGCGTCCATGCCTCGTGTCCCGCGTGAATCATCTGGATCTCGGCGCAGGCGGTCAGGCGCTGCGCATGCGAACACGACGCGAACGCTGGCGCTGCCTTCGCTATCAGAATCTGCTTCCACAAGTCCGGCCGCACCACGGCCGCGGTGCGCAAATCGGGATTGTCCGCGTACAGGCCAGCGCCTGTCTCCAGCGCTGCCGTGAGACGGCTGGCTTCGCGCAACGCTTCTTCGACGAACCCCCAGTGATTCCAGTGGGAGCGCGCTTCTCGCGCAGCGTCGAGCCAGCATTGCGCCTTGAAACCGAAATAGTTGTCCTTGTGTGGACCGAGTGCGTCCAGACGCGTCCGAATCGAGTCGATCGCGCTCGCGTTGTGAGCGGTGCGATGCAGATCGAGCCACGCAGGCGTGGCCGCGCCCGCCGCGTTGTCTTGCGTCGCGTCGATACCGCGTTGCAGAACGGCCGGGTTTTGCACCTGCAGCGCGTCGCGCGAAGCCGTCGATGTGCAGCCGGCGACGAGCGCCGACAGCGCGACGCACGTCCGCGTCATCAATGAATGCTTCATGTGTGATTCCATCAGAAAAGGGCTGCGCGGCTTGCGGGCCGCGCAGCCCGGTCAGAGGCAGCCGGTCAGTTGCCGAACACGATGCCGAGGCCCGCGCGGACGATCGTGCTGTTGCCGCCTGCACTCGACACGCCGAGGTTGTAGTTCACTGTGCCCTTCTCGTTCCAGCGGGACACGCCCACGCCGAGTGCCGCCGTGCCACGATAGCCGGCGACGCCTGCGTTGAGCGTCGTGCGTCCCGGCAGATACGGCGTGACGATGTTCAGCGCGGACGCGGACGCGATACCGCGGCGGTTCTCGCGGTCCATGTCCTGCATGCTCTTGTAGACGCCGCTAACCGCGCTGTTCATCTGGCCGACGTTGACGGCATCCGTCGCCGCCGTGCCCGCCGCGACGTTGGTGATCTGCCGCTCCGCGCCCGCTGCGCCCACCGACACGCTGTTGTCGCGATCGGCCACCGAGTTCGCGCCCAGCGCGACGGCATTCGCGGACAGTGCGGAGGCGCCCGCGCCGAACGCGATGGACCGGTCGCCCGCCGTCGACGTGTGCGCGCCGATCGCAATCGCAGCGTTCCCCGATGCGTTCGCGCCGGTGCCGATCGCGACGGCGTCCTGACCCGTCGCCGTGCCGACGGGCAGATCGTCGACGACGACAGCCGGCGTGAAGTTCGTGATCTGCGTCGACATGTAGCTTTGCATCTGCCGCAGATTCACGGCGTCGAATGCATCGACGGCATCGGCGACGTTCTTCAACTGCGTCGGCGAGTTGCCCGCGTTGAATGTGACGCTGGATTTCGACACACCGTCGTACGCGACGAGGGCGTTGGTGACGACGCCCGTCGACGGATCGACGGCAACGCCCGCTGCCTTGAGTTGCTTCAGGTTGACGGCGTCGCTGTCGAGCCTGGCGTCGGCGACGTTCGTCAGCCTGACGGGCGTGCCTGCGCCCGCACCCCCGAGCGTGACCGTGTTGCGCGCCGGCGAGTCGTACACGAGTCCGTTCGGATTGCCGCCTGTCGCGAGCGCGGAATCCACGGCGGCCAGCGCGCCGCCGACGCTGTTGTAGGTCGAGCCGCCGATTGCGTAAGCGGGCGCTTTGATCTTGCCGTCCGCACCCACAATTGCGCCGCTCCCCAGCGCGCCCGCGACCGTGCTCGCCGTGTTGAAGAGTTGGCCGCCGTTCACCGCATCCGTGCTGCCGGATGCAAGCAGGGCGGGCGCGACGTTCGTCAGCTTGACAGGTGCGGATGCGCTCGCGCCGCCCAAGGTGATGCGATCGTGCGCCGCCGTGTCGTACGAGACGGCATCGGGCGAAGCGCCGCCGCCCGATGCGGCGGCAGCGGCGAGCGCTGTGCCGACGTCGTTGTAGGTGCGGCCGCTGATCGTGTAGACCGGCTGTTTCACCGAGCCGTCGCTGGCGAGGTCCGCACCGCCGCCGAGCAGATTCGCGACGCCCTTGAGTTGTGAGACGTTGACGGCGTCGGTGGCCGACGTGCCTGCTGCGACGTTGACGATCTGCCGCTGCAGCGTGTCGCTGCCGACGGAGATCGTGTTCGCACGCGAGGCGATGGAGTTCGCGCCGAGGGCGACGGCGTTCGAGGCGGCGGCTGTCGTCAGCGAATTTGTACCCAGCGCAATCGAGCCGTTGGCGTTGGCTATCGACATTGCACCGAAGCCCAACGATCCGACGCCTTCCGCATCGGCCATATAACCGAGCGACACGCTGTTGGTCCCGCCGAATGCTGTCGATGCGCCTGTGCCGATCACCGTCGAAGCGATGCCGAGCGCAGCGGCGCTCTGGCCGATGGAGGTGCTGCCGTCGCGTGCCGCGGCTGCACCCGCGCCGACGGCGGTCGACTTGCTGGCCCCGGCTGCCGACATCGCGCCGACGGCTAGCGCATTGGTGCCCGATGCGCTCGCGCCGGGACCGATCGCCATCGCGTTGAGATCGGTGGACGTTTGCGCGGAGGCGCCCGATGCGACGTTCGTGCTGATGGCGATGTAGTCGAGGGGATTGGGCGCGCCGAGCAGCATCGAGCGTGGCGCGCTACTCGAGTGCAGCAGTTGGTCATGCATCGCGTTGAGCTGCTCGACGGTGACGGCGTCGTTGGCATTGATGCCGTCTGCGACGTTGGTGATACGGCGCGTCAGGTTGTCCATTGGCGAACCGACGGAGACAACGCCGTCTTCATCCGCGTGTGATCCTGAGCCGAGTGCGACGGAGTTTGCGAATCTCGCCAATGCGCCGTATCCGATCGCCACGGCTCCTTCTTCGGATGCTCGCGAGCCGGTGCCAAGTGCCAGCGAAAGATTGGCTTGTGCTGCGGCGGCGGAGCCAATGGCCACGGAGAAATCGCCCTTCGCGTTTGCTACGGGATCGTCGTTGGGATTCTTGACGGAAACCTGGATGTACTTCGTATAGCCGGTCAGATTGATCATGGATTTGTCCACTGCCGACAGCGCAGTCCCCACGTCGCTATACGACTTATCAGCGATCACGTACGTGGGTGCACCAATCTTCCCATCGCTGCCGACGGCCGCACCGCCGCCCAGCGCCGCCGCCGTCGAATTCGCGACGTTGAAGAGCTGCGAGCCGTTGACGGCGTCGCGGCTGGTCGAGCCAATCGAACCCGGCGCGACGTTCCTCAACGCGACGGGCGAAGTGGCCGTCGTGCCGCCCAGTGTCACGCTGTCGCGCCGCGTGGCCTCGTCGTACAGCACGGCGGACGCGAGTACGGCACTCGACGACGCATCGACGGCCGACTTGAGTTGGCTCACGTTGACCGCGTCGGTGCCTGCCGCCCCTGCCGCGACGTTCGTCACGCGGCGCTCGCTGCCCGCCGATCCGACGGAGACTTCGCCCACGGGCGTGGCGCCTGCCAGCGGCGTCGTGCCGGGTTGATAGGCGGGCGTCGTCAAAACGGCATTCGTCGACGCGTTCGCGCCGAGCGCCACCGAATTCGACGCGCTTGCCTGCGCGTTATCGCCGAGCGCGATCGAGCCGGAATGCGCGGCCTGTGCATGCGCGCCGATCGCGACGGCACCCATATCGTTTGCCTGAGCGTCGCCACCGATCGCGATCGCGTCTTCGCCGCTAGCAAGCGAATCGTCGCGCGCCGAGTTCGCGTGGAAATACCGGATGCCTCCGCCGAGCATGATGTTGTTGACCGTGTTCGACATGTTGTCCACATTGCCCGCGACGTTCGCGACGTTCTGGTTCGTCTGGTACAACTGCGAGCCATTGACGGCATCCATGCTGTTGGCGTTCAGCGCACCTGCCAGGAGATTGGTGATCTTCGTGCCGCTCGCGCCCTTGAGGGTAATCGTGCCCTTCGTCGAAGCGTCGTCATACGCGACGAACGCGCTTGTGACGTTGCCGCTGGTATCGAACGAAGCGCCGAGATCTTTCAGCTGCTTCACGTTGACGGCGTCGGTGTTCGCGCTGCCTGGCGCGACGTTCGACAGCTTCACGGCCGTGGTTGCGCCCACGCCACCGAATGTGACCTTGATCTTCGATGCGCTGTCGTAAGCGACGAACGCGCTCGACACGTTGCCGTTGTTGTCGAACGAAGCACCGAGGTCTTTCAGCTGCCTGAGATTGACGGCGTCCGTGTTCTGCGTGCCCGCCGCGACGTTGACGATCTGCCGTTCCGCGCCGCCAGCGCCGACCGACACCGTGTTCGCGCGATCCGCCAGCGAACCCGTGCCGAGCGCCACTGCATTGGAAGCCGTCGAGCGCGCGTTGCTGCCGACAGCAATCGCTTCGTCGGTTGCCGCCTGCGCATTGCCGCCGATCGCCACTGAATTCGCGCCCGTCGCCTGCGAGTCGGCGAGCGCCGAGCTCGCGTGGAAATACTTCAGGCCGCCGCCGCCCGCGAGATTGTTCAGCGTGTCGCTCATGTTGCTCACGTTGCCTGCGAGGTTCGCCACATTGCCCGCGACGTTCGCGACGTTCTGGTTCGTCTGGTACAACTGCGAGCCGTTGACGGCATCCATGCTGTTGGCGTTCAGCGCACCTGCCAGGAGATTGGTGATCTTCGTGCCGCTCGCGCCCTTGAGGGTAATCGTGGCCTTCGTCGAAGCGTCGTCATACGCGACGAACGCGCTTGTGACGTTGCCGCTGGTATCGAACGAAGCGCCGAGATCTTTCAGCTGCTTCACGTTGACGGCGTCGGTGTTCGCGCTGCCTGGCGCGACGTTCGACAGCTTCACGGCCGTGGTTGCGCCCACGCCGCCGAATGTGACCTTGTTCTTCGATGCGCTGTCGTAAGCGACGAACGCGCTCGACACGTTGCCGTTGTTGTCGAACGAAGCACCGAGGTCTTTCAGCTGCCTGAGATTGACGGCGTCCGTGTTCTGCGTGCCCGCCGCGACGTTGACGATCTGCCGTTCCGCGCCACCAGCGCCGACCGATACCGTGTTCGCGCGATCCGCCAGCGAACCCGTGCCGAGCGCCACTGCATTGGAAGCCGTCGAGCGCGCGTTGCTGCCGACGGCAATCGCTTCGTCGGTTGCCGCCTGCGCATTGCCGCCGATCGCCACTGAATTCGCGCCCGTCGCCTGCGAGTCGGCGAGCGCCGAGCTCGCGTGGAAATACTTCAGGCCGCCGCCGTCGTTCAGATTGTTGAGCGTGTCGCCCACGTTGTTGAGCGAGCCCGACAGATTCGCGACGTCCTGATTCGTCTGGTACAACTGCGAACCGTTGACGGCGTCCGTGCTGTTGGCATTCAGCGCGCCAGCAAGCAGATTCGTGATCTTCGTGCCGCCCGCGCCCTTGAGGGTGACCGTGCGCTTCTGCGCGTCGTCATACGCGACGAACGCGCTCGTCACGTTGCCGCCGGTATCGAACGAAGCGCCGAGATCTTTCAGCTGCTTCACGTTGACGGCGTCGGTGTTCGCGCTGCCTGCCGCGACGTTCGTCAGCTTGACGGGTGACGCCGCACTCACGCCGCCCAGCGTCACCTTGCTGTGCGCGGCGGTGTCGTATTTGACGGCATCGGTCGCATCGCTGCCACTGTGAGCGGCGGCGTCGATGGCGGCGCCGACATCGTTGTATGTCGTCCCGCCGATCACATAGGCCGGCTTCGTAACCGCACCGTCGCTGCCGACGTTTGCGCCGCCGCCCAGCGCGCTCGTCACACCCTTGAGTTGCGACACGTTGACGGCATCCGTGCTCTGCGTGCCTGCCGCGAGGTTGACGAGTTGGCGCTCCGCACCGCCGACGCCGACAGACACCGTATTCACACGATCCGCAACCGATCCGCCGCCGAGCGCGATGGCGTTCGACGCGTTGGCGCGCGCATTGGCGCCGAGCGCGATCGCGTTTTCGTCCGCTGCCTGCGCAGCACCGCCGATGGCGATCGAGTCGCTGCCCGTGGCGCTGGAGTCGTCGAGTTGCGAAGTCGCGTGGAAATACTTGATGCCGCCGCCGAGCATGATGTTGTTGACCATGTTCGACACGTTCACGACATTTGCGCTGACGTTCGCGACATTCAGGTTCGTCTGATACAACTGCGAACCGTTGACGGCGTCCTTACTCGCCGCGTTCAGCGCGGCTGCCGCAAGGTTGGTGACCTTCGTGCCGTTCACACCCTTCAGCGTGGCCGTGCCTTTCGACGACGCATCGTCATACGCGACGAACGCGCTGGTCGCGTTGCCGTTCGTATCGAACGACGCGCCGAGGTCTTTTAGCTGCTTCACGTTGACGGCGTCGGTGTTCGCGCTGCCCGCCGCGACGTTCGTTACCTTTACGGTGGCCGCCGCGCCCGCGCCGCCCAGTGTGACGCGCGTCTTCGACGCATCGTCGTAGGCGACGAACGCCCCCGACACGTTGCCGTTGATATCGAACGAAGCGCCGAGGTCCTTCAGCTGCTTCACGTTCACAGCATCCGTATTCTGCGTGCCTGCCGCGACGTTGACGATCTGCCGCTCCGCGCCGCTCGCGCCGACGGAGACGCTGTTCGCACGGTCGGCAAGCGCGTCGGCGCCGATTGCGACGGTATTGTCCGCCGTGACGCGAGAGTTGCTGCCGAGCGCGACGGCATTCGACGTCGTCGCCAGCGCATTGCCGCCTATCGCGACCGAGTCGGCACCCGCCTGCGAGTCGGCCAGCGACGAGTTGGCGTGGAAATACTTCAGGCCGCCGCCGTCACTCATGTTGTTGAGCGTGTTGCTCGCGTTGCTCAGCCCGGCGATCACGTTCGCGACATTCTGGTTCGTCTGAAACAACTGCGATCCGTTGACGGCGTCGAGGCTCGATGCGCTCACGCTGCCCGCGGCGACGTTCCTGATCCTGGTGCCACCAGCGCCCTTGAGCGAGACGTTCGTGTTCGAGGCGTCGTCATAGGCGACGAAGCCGCTCGTGACTGCGCCACTGGCGTCGATGTTCGCGCCGAGATCTTTCAGCTGCTTCAGGTTCACCGCATCGGTGTTCGCGCTGCCCGCCGCGACGTTCGCCAGTTTCACCGGCGCCGATGCGCCTGTGCCGCCCAGCGTCACCTTGTTGTGCGCGCTCGAGTCGTATTTCACGGCATCAGGGGAACTTGCACCCGCGGCGGCCGTGAGCGCCGCGCCGACGTCGTTATAGGTCGTGCCGCCGAGCACGTACGAAGGATTCGCGAGCGACCCGTCTGCGGCGACGCTTGCTCCGCCGCCGAGCGCGCTTGTCACGCCCTTGAGTTGCGATACGTTGACGGCGTCGGCGTTTGCCGTGCCCGCTGCGACATTGACGACCTGGCGCTGCGTGCCCATATTGCCGACTGAAATCGTGTTCGCGCGATCCGCAATCGAGCCGCCGCCCAACGCGATCGAGTTCGCGGCCGTCACCGTTGCGCCCGTGCCGAACGCCATCGCGTTGCTGGCGGCGTTGTACACGAGCGCGTTGTAGCCGATCGCCACCGAACCCGCGCCGCCCGCGATCGAGAACGAGCCAAAGCCCATCGAGTTGACGCCTTCGGCATCCGCCATGTAGCCGATGGACACGCCGTTCTGCGCATTGAAACCCGTCGATGCGCTCTGGCCAACCACGGTCGAGTTGAGCGCGAGCGCGGCGGCACGCGAGCCGACGGCCGTTGATCCGGCCCGCGCGGCGCCCGAGCCCGCGCCCACGGCGACGGCATTGGCGCCCGATGCGTTCGCCGAAGGTCCGATCGCCATTGCATTCAGATCGTTCGATACCTGAGTCGGCGTGCCCGCCATCACGTTCGGGCTGACCTTGATGTAGTCGAGCGCGGAAGTGTCGGTGAGCAGCGCCGAACGCAGCGCGGGCTGGGTCTGCGCCGATAGCGACTTTTGCAGCGCGTTCAGTTGGCCGACTGTCGCGGCGTCCGTTGCGTTGACGCCGTTCGCCACATTGGTCACGCGCTTCTCGCCGCTCTTGCGGCCCACCGACACCGTACCGGATTCATAGACCTGCGCATTCGAGCCGATCGCCACCGAGTCGTCGTATTGCGCGCGTGCACCCGTGCCGATCGCGACAGAGCGATCTCCCGATGCATAGGCCGCACCGCCGATGGCGGTGGTCTCGACGCCATTGGACAGCGCCTGTGAAGCCGTCGACGACACCTTCACGTACTTCGCCGTGACCTGCACGTCCTGACCGACCGCGCCGATCGCGTTGATCGCGCTGCCCATGTCGTTATAGGTGACGCCGGAGATCACGTACGCGGGCGCCGCGAGCGTGCCGTCCGACTTCAGCAACGCGCCCGCGCCGATCGCGCTCGCGACGCTGCCGGCCGTCGCGTATAGCTGCTTGCCGTTGACGGCGTCGGTGCTGCTCGCGTTGATCGCGCCGTTCGCGACGTTCGTCAGCGCGACGGGCGCATGCGCGAGTGTGCCGCCGAGCGTCACGCTGTTGTGCGCGCCCGTATCGTAGTTGACGCTGTTGACGGAGCCGCCGCCGCCGCTCGCCGCGAGCGCGTCCAGCGCTTGCCCGACGTTGTGATAGGTCTGACCGCCAATCTTGTAGCTGGGCGGCGTGATCGAGCCGTCGGCGGTATTGGCGCCCGCGTCCCCTCCCAACGCCGCCGCCGTGCTCTGCGCCAGCGCGCTCATGCCGCTGCCGACATCGTTGAAACCCTGCTGCGTCGCCTGCGCGAGCTGGAACATCTGCGAGCCGTTGATCGCGTCAGTGCTGGTTTGCGTGATCGCGCCGCCAGCGACGTTCATCAGCCTCACGGGATGCGCCGCACCGACGCCGCCCAGCGTCAGCGCGTCGTGCGGCACCGAGTCGTAGACGACGAGATTCGGAAGCATGCCGCCCGTCAGCGCGTTTTGCACAGTGGTGTTCAACTGCGCGACGTTGACGGCGTCGTTGTCCATCGTGCCCGCGGCAAGATGCGTGATCTGGCGGTTGGTCTGATCGTTGCCTACCGACACCGTGTTCACGCGATCGGCGACCGAACGGGAACCGAGCGCGACCGAGCCGCGCGCCAGCGCCGTCGCATTGCCGCCCACCGCGACCGTTTCCTGGCCCGCTGCCGATGCATCGGCAAGCGTCGATGTCGCGTGAAAGTACTTCAGGTCCGCCGGCAGCACGACGTTATTGCCTGCGCCGCCGCCTCCGCCCCCATTGCCGCCAGCGCTTGCGATCGCGGCATTCAACTGGTTCACGTTGACGGCATCCGTGCCCGCCGATCCCGCTGCGACGTTGACGATCTGCCGCTCGGCGCCTTGCTTGCCGACCGACACCGTATTGCTGCGCGTCGCGACCGAGCTTTCCCCGAGTGCGACCGAGCCGTTCGCGAGCGCGGCGGCGTGCGAGCCGAGTGCCGTCGAAGTCTGTGCCGACGCGAGCGCGTGTCCGCCGACGGCGACCGTGTAGATGTCAGCGGCCTGCGCGTTGCCGCCTACCGCGACCGCGTGATACAGGCCGTCAGCCGTTGCGTCGATACCGACGGCCAGATTGGCTGCGCCCTGCGCAAGCGCTTCGCCGCCGATCGCGATCGGGCCGTTGCCCGCCGTCGAACCTGGCCAGCCATAGGCCGAGCCGTCCTTGCTGACGCCATTCGCCTTCGCTGCGCCGCCGATCGCGATCGCATCGCCGCCGCCACCGCTCGCGGACGATTCGCCGAGTTTCGAATCGACGTGGAAGTACTTCAGGTTGTTGCGGTCGTAGGTGTACGCGTACGCATCCTGCGCATTGACGCCGTTGTATGTGATGTTCGTCGTATTGCCGCCGGCCCCGCACCAGAAGAGGAAGCAGAAGAAGTCGCTGGCCGGCGCAGGCGTCGCGAGGTTCGCCGCGCTCGAAGTCGGCTTCGGCGTCAGCGCCGGATCGGCCGCCCAGGCCGCGCCATAGGTGCCGAACGTAACGGCCGATGCAAGCGCCGCCGATGCAATGTTGAGCGCACAGCGGCTCGACTTCTTGCCGTGCGCGCGGGTGTTTTCCGCCGCGGCGATATAAGTGCCTGCCGCTTCGTTCCACACAGATTGATAGGTTTTGTTCATGCCTCGCGTTTTCCCTTGGATGGACGATGAATCGAACGGGCTGGCAGCGTGGCTTTAAAGCGCCGTTGCCGTTTCCAGTTCGCCGGGAAAATCTATTCGCGAGCGGCGATTCTAAATATCAGTTGAAAAGGTGTCGTGTGTAGGAATTTGCCGAGTATTTGCGGGAAGAATGGAAAGGATTAATGTCTTTATGCATTCTCTCGATTACGCGCAATGCCGATGTGTACAGGCCGTTGTGTGGTATCGCGCATACGCCAGACCGATCGCGTAATCAGTTGCGAAAATGGACCCGGATATTGCAGAAATATCGTCTCCGGAATTTAAAACGGCGTTTTTATACTGGCTTCCCTGTCTGGTTCGAAAATCGAATGGCCAGGCAATGAAGTGAAGGCAAAATTACGTAATTCCTTTAATTACTTCTGGCTCGTCGTTATGAAAATCTCTCTCAAGCGTCATCTGCGCAAACAGGCCGGTCAGGGCATGACCGAATACATCATCATCGTGGCGCTGATCGCGGTCTCGGCGATTGCCGTGTATGCGTCGTTCGGCAAGACGATTCGCGAGCAGACGGCGGGGCTCGCGCATGAAATGTCGGGCACGGATAGCACGTCCGATATCAACGACGCACGCGCTGCGGCGACGGACGGCAAGAGCCAGGCCGACAAGAACAAGGGCATGGGCGCGTACGGCAGCGACGGCAGCCTGTCGACGGGCAACAAGTAAAGCATCGGGCGCGGCTCGTCGTCATGAAACGCACGTCCCGTCGGCGATCTGGCGCGCATGCAGGTCAGGCGCTGGTACCTGCGCTGCTGTTCCTGCTGATTGGCGGCGTCGGTCTGTATGTCGCCTTCGGGTCGTTCCAGATGACGAGCGCAAAGATCAAGCTGCAGAACACGGCCGATGCCGCTGCGTACAGCGCCGCCGTTTTGCAGGCGCGCGACTACAACTTCTCCGCGTATGCGAACCGCGCGATGGTCGCCAATCAGGTGAGCGCGGCTCAAATAGTGGCGCTGAAGTCGTGGATCGACGAACTCGACAACACGTATATGGGCAACCCCGACACCGAGCAACTCGTGACGACCTTCGCCGACCATCCGGCATGGTGGCGCGCGCCAAAGGACCGCGCGCGGCTCGACATCGCGCCCGTGCGTGCGACGCTCGATGCATTGCTGCCCGCCGTCGCGAAGGGTGTCGGCGGCATCACGCGCGCGCTCAGCGACGCGCAGACCGACTATCACGCAGCGATATTCGCGGCTGTGCCCGACATCGCGAACGAGGTCGCGCAACGCAATCAGCCCGACACGCACGTCACGTCCGGCTACTTCACAAGTCCACGCAATGCCGCACAACTCGCTGTGTGGCAAACCTATACGCGTGTCGTCACGCCCGCAGGCAATCTCGACGCCGATCATTTCGCCGATGTCGTGACCGATCCTGCGACACTCGACAGCTTCGTGAAAGCGCGGGTATCGTCGCGCAGCATCGCGCCCGACTATCAGCAGCTCGACGATTCGAGTGCGCGCTGTCCAGGCGGCGGACGCATCGCCATTCGCGTCGCGCATGTCGGCGGCACGCAATTGCGCAGCGACAAGAACGGCTGGCAATCGATCGACGCAAGCACTGCGCATATCACGATCACCTGCGTCGATACATTCGACGCCATCGCGGGGCACGGCGGCAGCGCGAACGGCGACGTGGGCAGCTACATGACGCATCCGCCCTTCGTTGCATGGAGCGACTGGAAGGGCTACGGCGGCTATATGAACTTCGGCGATCCCGACAGCACGCAGCCGGGCATGAACGTGCCCGCCGCGATGGCCGAGCAGTTCACGCAAGGCCCAGGCGTTTCACTCGATCGCGCAAACGGTGGCCTGCTGCCCTATCAGGACATCGCCTATGCGCCGCTTGCGAACGAAGCGCCGCGCATCACGATAGAAGTGGAGCGCATGGCCGCGACGCTCGTCAGGACGACCGGCCTGGGCGGCGCAGGCCGCATGCGGGTGACCAACGGCAGCGCGAGCGGCGCCATGCACACGCTCTCGAGCGCGCATGCTTATTTCGCGCGACCGTCTGCGGACGCGTTGGGAGACCGGCTTGCAGGTGCCTTGCTCGATGCAGGCACATGGCAGCGCGACGATGGAAAGACCGAGTATCCGAGCACGTTCAGTCCTTACTGGCAGGCTTCGCTTGCGCCCGTAAGCGCCGAAGAACGCGCCGCTGCGCAGGCCGCGCAGTATGCGTCGGACGCGCTGGTTGCCTCGCCATGAAAAAACACGTGAAACGGCGCACTCGCGCTCAACCCGGTCAGGCGCTGGTGGAATTTCTCATCGCCACGATGCTTGCGACGAGCGTACTGTTGCTGGGAATTGTCATGCTCGGCAAGTTCAACGATATCCGCAACCGCACGCTGACGGGTTCGCGTTACGCGGCGTGGGAACGCACCGTTTGGATCGATGCGGAAACGAGCGGTTCGGCGACGCGCGACTGGTACGCGCGCTACGGCAGCGACGCGTTGCAGGTACAGAAAAGCGACCGGCAGATTCAGCGCGAGCTGCTGGCACGTGTGATGGCAGGCAACGGCGCTGCGCGTCTCCCACAGCCCGTGATGTGGAAAGACCCCAGCGGCACGGCGCTTCTCGACGATGCGCGCGATCTCACGGTCAGCACGCACGAATCCGACCTATCGACGCCACTCGATGCGTATACGTCGAGTGGCTTTGGCTCGACGCCGACGGCAGCAGGCGGCGCACCATTCGCCGCGAGATTCGAGCTGCCGTCACGTGCATTCCGATCAGCCACCTTGCGCATGGCGACGGGCGTGCATAGCGATGCGTTGCGGCGGCTCTGGAAGGGCTTCGACGGCTTCGCTGTCGATGACACGAATGCGCTGCTCACCAACACCTGGCTGCCAGAAGGCACGCCGCGCGCCGAAGCGTTGTTCGCGCAGGCCGTGCCCGCAGCAGGCGCGCAACTGATCCCTCCGCCGCTGTACGAGAAGCTGCGTGTGTATGCGCCTGAAATCGACACGCTGGAATTCGGCCGCATCCGGGCCGACGTGGTTCCCGCTGACCGGCTTGCGCGATGAAGCACGCGTCGTTGTGTTTCTTCGCCTTAGCCGCGACGGCGATGCCGCCGCCGCTGCAAGCAATGGCCGCGGGTCCCGCTTGCGACCGTCAACCCGTTCACGCCACGCACGTGCAGGTCATTGGCCGCGACATGCTGATCGAGGGCGTGCCGGCGTCCGTTTATCGCATGACGTTCAGCGGGACGTCCGCTGACGTGTCGAGCGAATTCGGCGCGTTCTGGACGCAGGCACACGTTCCCGCGACGGAGCGTCGCGACGCATCGGGCGTGCTGCTCGCCGCGCTCGACGGTGCGTGCCATTACGTGCTTGTGATGCCGTCGCGAGAAGACGGCGAGACGACACAAGGGCTGCTGAGCGTGATGCGTCTCGACGGCGCGGGGGCAACGCATCGCGTCGATGCATTGC
This Paraburkholderia phymatum STM815 DNA region includes the following protein-coding sequences:
- a CDS encoding OmpA family protein → MTLQGDATFAFDRGDIAALLPEGRAKLDRSIRDMRQAGDVTAILVEGYTDRLGSGAHNARLSALRAETVKHYLAAGGIEAPISARGMGAANPLARCDESNRQQLIRCLAPDRRVELNITRGAVTAVPVR